Proteins encoded within one genomic window of Chroicocephalus ridibundus chromosome 7, bChrRid1.1, whole genome shotgun sequence:
- the SLC39A10 gene encoding zinc transporter ZIP10 isoform X1, with protein sequence MKVHMHTKFCIICLLTFIFHQCNHCHEDGHDHSPKEGDVHYHNDYQISNMSYLQNGGTESVPSKFSTLEAENEQKYYIEKIFDRYGENGRLSFFGLEKLLVSLGLGEVKVVMINHNDIGHDHVSHLYALEVQEGKHSHSRNHPHSHSDSENQTTIGMAAKRNHKCDPERDAVVPSVKDDGKHIHDQSRHHHHHHPHLHHHDHNGTHHSRNDSVSHSEHGEQNHEPSTETNTTQDQPERKRWKQKKKQKKISETSGNATRDYAPDRVHGRVHKDGHVHDASHLHGHHHEHSSDRSTSRGHQDSSLGNEDGHHHTSKREAHHSVRKHPIFSMRSHKDHSEDERDREECLNVTQLLRYYGLETSSPISPEMFVYMCPALLYQIERRLCIVHYDELEDFMKSKNASIENKDKTGASAWFCGIISITVISLLSLLGVILIPIINQWCFKFLLTFLVALAVGTMSGDALLHLLPHSHGGHNHSHHHGQGHVHEHKRSHRHAHGHGVQPEGFLEENDPVLKGLVALGGIYVLFIIEHCIRMYKHYNKQKSKQKWCKKKQTEESPIGRKLSDHKLNNRPDADWLQLKPLAGADDSVLSEDRLNETELTDLDGQLESPPKNFLSVEEDNNMHHSHNDVSHAAQEHDLHDSEYDSHGEDKMIARKHSHHWHHKHSHHSHGHCHSGKDLKDTGIANIAWMVIMGDGIHNFSDGLAIGAAFSAGLTGGISTSIAVFCHELPHELGDFAVLLKAGMTVKQAIVYNLLSAMMAYVGMLIGTAVGQYANNITLWIFAITAGMFLYVALVDMLPEMLHGDGDNEEHGYCPVGQFILQNLGLLLGFAIMLVIALYEDKIVLDIQF encoded by the exons ATGAAggtacacatgcacacaaaatttTGCATCATTTGTTTGCTGACATTTATCTTTCATCAGTGCAATCATTGCCATGAAGATGGACACGACCACAGTCCTAAAGAGGGAGATGTACACTACCATAATGACTATCAGATTTCAAATATGTCCTACTTGCAGAATGGAGGAACAGAATCTGTGCCGAGTAAATTTTCAACGTTGGAagctgaaaatgaacaaaaatactaCATTGAAAAGATTTTTGATCGTTACGGTGAAAATGGAAGATTATCTTTTTTTGGCCTGGAAAAACTTTTAGTAAGCCTTGGTTTAGGAGAGGTAAAAGTAGTGATGATAAATCATAATGATATTGGCCATGATCACGTTTCTCACTTATATGCTTTAGAAGTACAGGAAGGAAAGCATTCTCACTCTCGTAACCATCCTCATAGCCACTCAGATTCAGAAAACCAAACCACGATTGGTATGGCCGCAAAGAGAAATCATAAATGTGACCCTGAGAGAGACGCAGTTGTGCCATCAGTAAAAGATGATGGCAAACACATTCATGATCAGAGTCGCCATCACCATCATCACCACCCTCATCTACATCATCATGACCATAATGGTACACATCATTCTCGTAATGATTCAGTTAGTCATAGTGAACATGGAGAACAGAACCATGAACCTTCAACAGAGACAAACACTACTCAGGATCAGCCAGAAAGAAAACGATGGAAACAGaagaagaagcaaaagaagatCAGTGAGACTTCAGGAAATGCTACACGGGATTATGCCCCAGATCGTGTTCACGGTCGTGTTCACAAGGATGGTCATGTACATGATGCATCTCACTTGCATGGACACCATCATGAACACAGTAGTGATCGTTCTACTAGTCGTGGACATCAAGATTCCAGTTTAGGTAATGAGGATGGACACCACCATACCAGCAAGCGAGAGGCACATCATAGTGTAAGAAAACATCCCATTTTTTCAATGCGTAGTCATAAGGATCACAGTGAAGATGAACGTGATCGTGAAGAG TGTTTAAATGTTACCCAGCTGCTACGGTACTATGGTCTGGAAACCAGCTCTCCAATATCTCCTGAAATGTTTGTATATATGTGTCCTGCTTTGCTGTACCAGATTGAGAGAAGACTTTGTATTGTACATTATGATGAGCTTGAAGAtttcatgaaaagtaaaaatgcatCAATTGAGAATAAGGATAAAACAGGTGCATCAG CCTGGTTTTGTGGTATCATCTCTATCACCGTCATTAGCCTGCTTTCCTTGCTAGGTGTGATCTTGATTCCCATCATTAACCAATGGTGCTTCAAATTTCTTCTAACTTTCTTGGTAGCTCTGGCTGTAGGAACAATGAGTGGAGATGCACTGCTCCATCTGTTGCCACAT TCACATGGAGGCCACAACCACAGCCACCACCATGGCCAAGGTCATGTTCATGAACACAAGCGGTCTCATCGACATGCCCACGGACATGGAGTACAGCCCGAAGGCTTTCTAGAAGAAAATGACCCAGTGCTGAAAGGTCTTGTGGCACTTGGAGGCATTTATGTTTTGTTCATCATTGAACATTGTATAAGAATGTACAAGCATTACAATAAACAAAAG AGTAAGCAGAAATGGtgcaagaaaaaacagactgAAGAATCACCAATTGGAAGGAAACTTTCCGATCACAAATTAAATAATAGACCAGATGCTGACTGGCTTCAGCTCAAACCCCTTGCAG GAGCAGATGACTCAGTTTTATCTGAAGATCGACTCAATGAAACTGAACTAACTGATTTAGATGGCCAGCTGGAATCCCCTCCCAAGAACTTCTTGTCTGTAGAAGAGGACAACAATATGCATCATTCTCACAACGATGTCTCACATGCTGCTCAAGAGCATGATCTTCACGATTCAGAGTATGACAGCCATGGCGAAGATAAAATGATAGCTAGAAAACACAGTCACCACTGGCATCACAAACATTCCCATCATTCCCATGGCCACTGTCATTCTGGAAAAGACCTGAAAGATACTGGGATAGCTAATATTGCTTGGATGGTAATTATGGGAGATGGCATTCACAACTTTAGTGATGGCTTAGCAATCG gagcaGCTTTTAGTGCTGGACTGACAGGAGGAATTAGTACATCTATAGCAGTATTTTGCCATGAGCTTCCCCATGAATTAG GTGACTTTGCTGTGCTTCTTAAAGCAGGTATGACAGTAAAGCAAGCTATTGTGTACAACCTCCTGTCTGCCATGATGGCTTACGTAGGGATGCTGATAGGCACAGCAGTGGGACAGTACGCTAATAACATCACCTTGTGGATCTTTGCAATCACTGCAGGCATGTTCCTCTATGTGGCATTGGTTGACATG
- the SLC39A10 gene encoding zinc transporter ZIP10 isoform X2 encodes MKVHMHTKFCIICLLTFIFHQCNHCHEDGHDHSPKEGDVHYHNDYQISNMSYLQNGGTESVPSKFSTLEAENEQKYYIEKIFDRYGENGRLSFFGLEKLLVSLGLGEVKVVMINHNDIGHDHVSHLYALEVQEGKHSHSRNHPHSHSDSENQTTIGMAAKRNHKCDPERDAVVPSVKDDGKHIHDQSRHHHHHHPHLHHHDHNGTHHSRNDSVSHSEHGEQNHEPSTETNTTQDQPERKRWKQKKKQKKISETSGNATRDYAPDRVHGRVHKDGHVHDASHLHGHHHEHSSDRSTSRGHQDSSLGNEDGHHHTSKREAHHSVRKHPIFSMRSHKDHSEDERDREECLNVTQLLRYYGLETSSPISPEMFVYMCPALLYQIERRLCIVHYDELEDFMKSKNASIENKDKTGASAWFCGIISITVISLLSLLGVILIPIINQWCFKFLLTFLVALAVGTMSGDALLHLLPHSHGGHNHSHHHGQGHVHEHKRSHRHAHGHGVQPEGFLEENDPVLKGLVALGGIYVLFIIEHCIRMYKHYNKQKSKQKWCKKKQTEESPIGRKLSDHKLNNRPDADWLQLKPLAGADDSVLSEDRLNETELTDLDGQLESPPKNFLSVEEDNNMHHSHNDVSHAAQEHDLHDSEYDSHGEDKMIARKHSHHWHHKHSHHSHGHCHSGKDLKDTGIANIAWMVIMGDGIHNFSDGLAIGDFAVLLKAGMTVKQAIVYNLLSAMMAYVGMLIGTAVGQYANNITLWIFAITAGMFLYVALVDMLPEMLHGDGDNEEHGYCPVGQFILQNLGLLLGFAIMLVIALYEDKIVLDIQF; translated from the exons ATGAAggtacacatgcacacaaaatttTGCATCATTTGTTTGCTGACATTTATCTTTCATCAGTGCAATCATTGCCATGAAGATGGACACGACCACAGTCCTAAAGAGGGAGATGTACACTACCATAATGACTATCAGATTTCAAATATGTCCTACTTGCAGAATGGAGGAACAGAATCTGTGCCGAGTAAATTTTCAACGTTGGAagctgaaaatgaacaaaaatactaCATTGAAAAGATTTTTGATCGTTACGGTGAAAATGGAAGATTATCTTTTTTTGGCCTGGAAAAACTTTTAGTAAGCCTTGGTTTAGGAGAGGTAAAAGTAGTGATGATAAATCATAATGATATTGGCCATGATCACGTTTCTCACTTATATGCTTTAGAAGTACAGGAAGGAAAGCATTCTCACTCTCGTAACCATCCTCATAGCCACTCAGATTCAGAAAACCAAACCACGATTGGTATGGCCGCAAAGAGAAATCATAAATGTGACCCTGAGAGAGACGCAGTTGTGCCATCAGTAAAAGATGATGGCAAACACATTCATGATCAGAGTCGCCATCACCATCATCACCACCCTCATCTACATCATCATGACCATAATGGTACACATCATTCTCGTAATGATTCAGTTAGTCATAGTGAACATGGAGAACAGAACCATGAACCTTCAACAGAGACAAACACTACTCAGGATCAGCCAGAAAGAAAACGATGGAAACAGaagaagaagcaaaagaagatCAGTGAGACTTCAGGAAATGCTACACGGGATTATGCCCCAGATCGTGTTCACGGTCGTGTTCACAAGGATGGTCATGTACATGATGCATCTCACTTGCATGGACACCATCATGAACACAGTAGTGATCGTTCTACTAGTCGTGGACATCAAGATTCCAGTTTAGGTAATGAGGATGGACACCACCATACCAGCAAGCGAGAGGCACATCATAGTGTAAGAAAACATCCCATTTTTTCAATGCGTAGTCATAAGGATCACAGTGAAGATGAACGTGATCGTGAAGAG TGTTTAAATGTTACCCAGCTGCTACGGTACTATGGTCTGGAAACCAGCTCTCCAATATCTCCTGAAATGTTTGTATATATGTGTCCTGCTTTGCTGTACCAGATTGAGAGAAGACTTTGTATTGTACATTATGATGAGCTTGAAGAtttcatgaaaagtaaaaatgcatCAATTGAGAATAAGGATAAAACAGGTGCATCAG CCTGGTTTTGTGGTATCATCTCTATCACCGTCATTAGCCTGCTTTCCTTGCTAGGTGTGATCTTGATTCCCATCATTAACCAATGGTGCTTCAAATTTCTTCTAACTTTCTTGGTAGCTCTGGCTGTAGGAACAATGAGTGGAGATGCACTGCTCCATCTGTTGCCACAT TCACATGGAGGCCACAACCACAGCCACCACCATGGCCAAGGTCATGTTCATGAACACAAGCGGTCTCATCGACATGCCCACGGACATGGAGTACAGCCCGAAGGCTTTCTAGAAGAAAATGACCCAGTGCTGAAAGGTCTTGTGGCACTTGGAGGCATTTATGTTTTGTTCATCATTGAACATTGTATAAGAATGTACAAGCATTACAATAAACAAAAG AGTAAGCAGAAATGGtgcaagaaaaaacagactgAAGAATCACCAATTGGAAGGAAACTTTCCGATCACAAATTAAATAATAGACCAGATGCTGACTGGCTTCAGCTCAAACCCCTTGCAG GAGCAGATGACTCAGTTTTATCTGAAGATCGACTCAATGAAACTGAACTAACTGATTTAGATGGCCAGCTGGAATCCCCTCCCAAGAACTTCTTGTCTGTAGAAGAGGACAACAATATGCATCATTCTCACAACGATGTCTCACATGCTGCTCAAGAGCATGATCTTCACGATTCAGAGTATGACAGCCATGGCGAAGATAAAATGATAGCTAGAAAACACAGTCACCACTGGCATCACAAACATTCCCATCATTCCCATGGCCACTGTCATTCTGGAAAAGACCTGAAAGATACTGGGATAGCTAATATTGCTTGGATGGTAATTATGGGAGATGGCATTCACAACTTTAGTGATGGCTTAGCAATCG GTGACTTTGCTGTGCTTCTTAAAGCAGGTATGACAGTAAAGCAAGCTATTGTGTACAACCTCCTGTCTGCCATGATGGCTTACGTAGGGATGCTGATAGGCACAGCAGTGGGACAGTACGCTAATAACATCACCTTGTGGATCTTTGCAATCACTGCAGGCATGTTCCTCTATGTGGCATTGGTTGACATG
- the SLC39A10 gene encoding zinc transporter ZIP10 isoform X3, translating to MKVHMHTKFCIICLLTFIFHQCNHCHEDGHDHSPKEGDVHYHNDYQISNMSYLQNGGTESVPSKFSTLEAENEQKYYIEKIFDRYGENGRLSFFGLEKLLVSLGLGEVKVVMINHNDIGHDHVSHLYALEVQEGKHSHSRNHPHSHSDSENQTTIGMAAKRNHKCDPERDAVVPSVKDDGKHIHDQSRHHHHHHPHLHHHDHNGTHHSRNDSVSHSEHGEQNHEPSTETNTTQDQPERKRWKQKKKQKKISETSGNATRDYAPDRVHGRVHKDGHVHDASHLHGHHHEHSSDRSTSRGHQDSSLGNEDGHHHTSKREAHHSVRKHPIFSMRSHKDHSEDERDREECLNVTQLLRYYGLETSSPISPEMFVYMCPALLYQIERRLCIVHYDELEDFMKSKNASIENKDKTGASALAVGTMSGDALLHLLPHSHGGHNHSHHHGQGHVHEHKRSHRHAHGHGVQPEGFLEENDPVLKGLVALGGIYVLFIIEHCIRMYKHYNKQKSKQKWCKKKQTEESPIGRKLSDHKLNNRPDADWLQLKPLAGADDSVLSEDRLNETELTDLDGQLESPPKNFLSVEEDNNMHHSHNDVSHAAQEHDLHDSEYDSHGEDKMIARKHSHHWHHKHSHHSHGHCHSGKDLKDTGIANIAWMVIMGDGIHNFSDGLAIGAAFSAGLTGGISTSIAVFCHELPHELGDFAVLLKAGMTVKQAIVYNLLSAMMAYVGMLIGTAVGQYANNITLWIFAITAGMFLYVALVDMLPEMLHGDGDNEEHGYCPVGQFILQNLGLLLGFAIMLVIALYEDKIVLDIQF from the exons ATGAAggtacacatgcacacaaaatttTGCATCATTTGTTTGCTGACATTTATCTTTCATCAGTGCAATCATTGCCATGAAGATGGACACGACCACAGTCCTAAAGAGGGAGATGTACACTACCATAATGACTATCAGATTTCAAATATGTCCTACTTGCAGAATGGAGGAACAGAATCTGTGCCGAGTAAATTTTCAACGTTGGAagctgaaaatgaacaaaaatactaCATTGAAAAGATTTTTGATCGTTACGGTGAAAATGGAAGATTATCTTTTTTTGGCCTGGAAAAACTTTTAGTAAGCCTTGGTTTAGGAGAGGTAAAAGTAGTGATGATAAATCATAATGATATTGGCCATGATCACGTTTCTCACTTATATGCTTTAGAAGTACAGGAAGGAAAGCATTCTCACTCTCGTAACCATCCTCATAGCCACTCAGATTCAGAAAACCAAACCACGATTGGTATGGCCGCAAAGAGAAATCATAAATGTGACCCTGAGAGAGACGCAGTTGTGCCATCAGTAAAAGATGATGGCAAACACATTCATGATCAGAGTCGCCATCACCATCATCACCACCCTCATCTACATCATCATGACCATAATGGTACACATCATTCTCGTAATGATTCAGTTAGTCATAGTGAACATGGAGAACAGAACCATGAACCTTCAACAGAGACAAACACTACTCAGGATCAGCCAGAAAGAAAACGATGGAAACAGaagaagaagcaaaagaagatCAGTGAGACTTCAGGAAATGCTACACGGGATTATGCCCCAGATCGTGTTCACGGTCGTGTTCACAAGGATGGTCATGTACATGATGCATCTCACTTGCATGGACACCATCATGAACACAGTAGTGATCGTTCTACTAGTCGTGGACATCAAGATTCCAGTTTAGGTAATGAGGATGGACACCACCATACCAGCAAGCGAGAGGCACATCATAGTGTAAGAAAACATCCCATTTTTTCAATGCGTAGTCATAAGGATCACAGTGAAGATGAACGTGATCGTGAAGAG TGTTTAAATGTTACCCAGCTGCTACGGTACTATGGTCTGGAAACCAGCTCTCCAATATCTCCTGAAATGTTTGTATATATGTGTCCTGCTTTGCTGTACCAGATTGAGAGAAGACTTTGTATTGTACATTATGATGAGCTTGAAGAtttcatgaaaagtaaaaatgcatCAATTGAGAATAAGGATAAAACAGGTGCATCAG CTCTGGCTGTAGGAACAATGAGTGGAGATGCACTGCTCCATCTGTTGCCACAT TCACATGGAGGCCACAACCACAGCCACCACCATGGCCAAGGTCATGTTCATGAACACAAGCGGTCTCATCGACATGCCCACGGACATGGAGTACAGCCCGAAGGCTTTCTAGAAGAAAATGACCCAGTGCTGAAAGGTCTTGTGGCACTTGGAGGCATTTATGTTTTGTTCATCATTGAACATTGTATAAGAATGTACAAGCATTACAATAAACAAAAG AGTAAGCAGAAATGGtgcaagaaaaaacagactgAAGAATCACCAATTGGAAGGAAACTTTCCGATCACAAATTAAATAATAGACCAGATGCTGACTGGCTTCAGCTCAAACCCCTTGCAG GAGCAGATGACTCAGTTTTATCTGAAGATCGACTCAATGAAACTGAACTAACTGATTTAGATGGCCAGCTGGAATCCCCTCCCAAGAACTTCTTGTCTGTAGAAGAGGACAACAATATGCATCATTCTCACAACGATGTCTCACATGCTGCTCAAGAGCATGATCTTCACGATTCAGAGTATGACAGCCATGGCGAAGATAAAATGATAGCTAGAAAACACAGTCACCACTGGCATCACAAACATTCCCATCATTCCCATGGCCACTGTCATTCTGGAAAAGACCTGAAAGATACTGGGATAGCTAATATTGCTTGGATGGTAATTATGGGAGATGGCATTCACAACTTTAGTGATGGCTTAGCAATCG gagcaGCTTTTAGTGCTGGACTGACAGGAGGAATTAGTACATCTATAGCAGTATTTTGCCATGAGCTTCCCCATGAATTAG GTGACTTTGCTGTGCTTCTTAAAGCAGGTATGACAGTAAAGCAAGCTATTGTGTACAACCTCCTGTCTGCCATGATGGCTTACGTAGGGATGCTGATAGGCACAGCAGTGGGACAGTACGCTAATAACATCACCTTGTGGATCTTTGCAATCACTGCAGGCATGTTCCTCTATGTGGCATTGGTTGACATG